A genome region from Anastrepha ludens isolate Willacy chromosome 3, idAnaLude1.1, whole genome shotgun sequence includes the following:
- the LOC128858642 gene encoding inositol hexakisphosphate and diphosphoinositol-pentakisphosphate kinase isoform X5, which translates to MSNIDWVWWKDWWRVKRLRKRLRNTFDDCEQQQLAESAEGTPASKHCRVCNKALLDIGAQSAAEAARPCRRCHRRHIAANAVATCDNDVERTDTTANKPDDYENNGYYFEDHPEEEDDEGRGNNDVPHSSGGIDDVNYYYGGDDHFGYDDTEDDDFCYCDECWYGDGESNDGMDSDCSTCSNPGKQVVVGICAMAKKTQSKPMKEILTRLQEFEFIKMLIFSEDVILKETVENWPLCDCLISFHSKGFPLEKAIQYAQLRKPYVLNNLHMQYDIQDRRRVYAILQKEGIEIPRYAVLDRDSPDPKQHELIESEDHVEVNGIIFNKPFVEKPVSAEDHNIYIYYPTSAGGGSQRLFRKIGSRSSVYSPESRVRKTGSFIYEDFMPTDGTDVKVYTVGPDYAHAEARKSPALDGKVERDSEGKEIRYPVILNNAEKLISRKVCLAFKQTVCGFDLLRANGKSYVCDVNGFSFVKNSNKYYDDCAKILGNMILRELTPTLHIPWLVPFQLDDPPIVPTTFGKMMELRCVVAVIRHGDRTPKQKMKLEVRHPKFFEIFEKYDGYKDGHVKLKRPKQLQEILDIARYLLSEIQNKSADAEIQEKESKLEQLKNVLEMYGHFSGINRKVQMKYQPKGRPRGSSSDDDAPKEPSLVLILKWGGELTPAGRIQAEELGRIFRCMYPGGQGRQDYSGTQGLGLLRLHSTFRHDLKIYASDEGRVQMTAAAFAKGLLALEGELTPILVQMVKSANTNGLLDNDCDSSKYQTIAKQRLHDLMRVDRDFTPEDREAINPCNSISINQALDFVKNPVECCNHVHKLIKELLTIISVKKEDPKTKDAILYHGETWDLMARRWEKIEKDFSTKSKQYDISKVPDIYDCIKYDLQHNQHTLQYDQAEELYIYAKYLADIVIPQEYGSTVQEKLAIGQGICTPLLKKIKADLQRNIEEVGDESVNRLNPHYSHGVASPGRHVRTRLYFTSESHVHSLLTVLRYGGLLNVLNDEQWRRAMDYISMVSELNYMSQVVIMLYEDPTKDPTSEERFHVELHFSPGVNCCVQKNLPPGPGFRPHSRNDSGNPKQMGSTTGAFKTSATGDEANPPRIEEENDPEDSPVKSQSDAYEKNSPPHNKHLKSKPIPIGAHHTVSGHEAAHLAKRLNEELASQQQTKQQIGSFESQRPISPDAEPRSRSYEQRDQKRAKAEASPTSTPLCTATPTTNTHEFKEIPNTRSTPNFATNTGGSSHIRITESLTFFKIDSSTNELPLSDIDFSLNPITPEISNSEYKSNSPKALRHKRHTQLLTMGAIASIDDPDSDLPKISPLATNERPLSCNCLSGCGAFDENFPHSHSKSMAEISPINDSEVMHFVLGSSPLSASRVGSIDDFQLSSSAPGVILSSEFKLRFKNEQKNNDLLCVVSPTNSPTASTLKLCKESDERQLQQQAKSQQKYASELCGAADDECVPSVKIGAPTAGFPTVQSAPVMANVESPFKFTQQAQQPFVNKFTTIDEFAIAHATNNALSSSGHSSSVCDFDTLIQHKHMPSHAHEHTHKIVMRTNYHHNSLKPHSNQRVRRHQQHHNQHKQFNRQQHEHAAHIPDVIVTLSSSSTDLSTMPDTNQLNSKLTPTEPTTYNLPNTTTTTTNTNIPSSPNVNANMSTSMCTSTSTPMTSSVIATCTSTTTSAADGNATPVSSSSSVSSRRQRHSIAGQMSYMKMLGFGGFSKKMATSSSSLFSTAVISGSSSAPNLRDMIPCAVSSSVLEGFGGVPPIRPLETLHNALSLKQLDQFLHKMTTSPLFKTPASSPPKHPSTPQQNLQGALQSMYSLDAITSYVSGDSVCHCQDLTPGQLEPIQEPMLRNVICLHPAAATATTRYAPHEAMEADQLAVLTGAAASSNASCGATEANAPLTAQPNVGSKSDDL; encoded by the exons ATGTCCAATATCGATTGGGTGTGGTGGAAGGATTGGTGGCGTGTTAAACGACTACGCAAACGTTTGCGAAATACTTTTGATGACTGTGAACAGCAGCAGTTAGCTGAAAGTGCTGAAGGTACTCCCGCATCAAAGCATTGCCGTGTGTGTAATAAGGCATTGCTGGATATTGGTGCACAAAGTGCTGCAGAAGCGGCACGACCATGTCGCCGTTGTCATCGTAGACATATCGCCGCCAATGCTGTTGCGACTTGTGACAATGACGTTGAACGAACGGACACGACAGCCAATAAACCAGatgattatgaaaataatgggTATTATTTCGAAGATCATCCTGAAGAAGAAGATGATGAGGGTCGTGGGAACAATGACGTTCCACATAGTAGTGGTGGCATCGATgatgtaaattattattacggCGGTGACGACCACTTCGGCTACGATGATACCGAGGACGATGACTTTTGCTATTGCGATGAGTGTTGGTAT GGGGACGGTGAGAGCAATGACGGTATGGACTCAGATTGCAGCACCTGTTCGAATCCAGGGAAACAAGTCGTTGTTGGCATTTGCGCCATGGCCAAGAAAACACAATCCAAACCGATGAAGGAAATCTTAACACGTCTGcaagaatttgaatttattaaaatgcttaTATTTTCGGAAGATGTAATTTTAAAG GAGACAGTAGAAAATTGGCCACTATGCGATTGCCTTATATCATTTCATTCGAAAGGTTTCCCGCTAGAAAAGGCCATTCAATACGCACAACTACGCAAACCTTACGTGCTTAACAATTTACATATGCAATACGATATACAAGATCGCCGCCGAGTTTATGCCATACTGCAGAAGGAAGGCATTGAAATACCGCGTTATGCTGTATTAGACCGCGATTCGCCCGATCCAAAAc AACATGAACTAATCGAATCTGAAGATCACGTCGAGGTGAACggcattattttcaataaaccaTTTGTGGAGAAACCTGTATCGGCTGAAGAccacaatatttatatttactatcCTACATCGGCTGGTGGCGGCAGTCAACGATTATTCAGAAAG ATCGGCAGTCGCAGTAGCGTTTATTCACCAGAGTCGCGTGTACGCAAAACTGGTTCCTTCATCTATGAAGATTTTATGCCTACTGACG GTACGGACGTTAAGGTGTACACAGTTGGTCCGGATTATGCGCATGCCGAAGCTCGAAAGTCTCCAGCGTTGGATGGCAAAGTGGAGCGCGATAGCGAAGGCAAAGAGATTCGGTACCCAGTAATATTAAACAATGCTGAGAAGCTCATCTCACGCAAAGTTTGTTTGGCTTTTAAGCAAACTGTCTGCGGCTTTGATTTGCTACG AGCCAATGGTAAGTCGTATGTATGTGATGTGAATGGCTTCAGCTTCGTTAAGAATTCAAATAAGTATTACGACGATTGTGCTAAAATATTGGGTAACATGATATTGCGTGAGCTCACGCCGACTCTACATATACCATGGCTTGTACCTTTCCAACTGGATGACCCGCCCATTGTGCCTACAACATTTGGCAAAATGATGGAACTACGTTGTGTAGTTGCTGTAATTAGACACGGCGATCGGACacctaaacaaaaaatgaagcTTGAAGTGCGGCATCCCAA gtttttcgagatattcgaGAAATATGATGGCTATAAGGATGGCCATGTTAAATTGAAACGTCCTAAGCAACTGCAGGAGATTTTAGACATTGCGAGATATTTGCTATCGGAAATACAAAACAAGTCCGCGGATGCTGAGATTCAAGAAAAGGAAAGCAAGCTGGAACAGTTGAAAAATGTATTAGaaat GTACGGCCACTTTTCTGGCATAAATCGCAAAGTGCAAATGAAATACCAACCAAAAGGTCGCCCTCGTGGCTCAAGCTCCGATGACG ATGCGCCGAAGGAACCGTCACTTGTTTTAATCCTTAAATGGGGCGGCGAGTTAACGCCTGCAGGTCGCATTCAAGCTGAAGAATTGGGACGTATATTCCGTTGCATGTACCCGGGGGGTCAGGGTCGGCAGGACTATTCTGGCACACAGGGACTGGGTTTGTTgag atTACACTCAACTTTCCGACATGATCTGAAAATATACGCTTCTGACGAAGGTCGCGTGCAGATGACTGCAGCTGCATTCGCCAAAGGGCTATTAGCATTGGAGGGAGAGCTTACACCGATTTTGGTCCAGATGGTGAAGAGTGCTAACACAAACGGTTTGCTAGATAATGATTGTGATTCTAGTAAATATCAAACCAT AGCAAAGCAACGCCTACATGATTTAATGCGCGTTGACCGAGATTTCACCCCCGAAGACCGTGAAGCCATTAATCCTTGCAATAGTATTTCAATTAATCAGGCCTTGGACTTCGTGAAGAATCCAGTAGAATGCTGTAATCACGTCCACAAACTAATTAAAGAGCTATTAACAATCATAAGCGTAAAAAAGGAAGATCCCAAAACTAAAGATGCTATATTATATCACGGCGAAACTTGGGATTTGATGGCACGTCGTtgggaaaaaattgaaaaagattttagcacaaaatcaaaacaatatgACATTTCAAAAGTTCCAGACATTTACGATTGTATCAAATACGACCTGCAACACAATCAGCATACGCTGCAATACGATCAGGCCGAAGAGTTGTACATCTATGCTAAGTACTTAGCTGATATCGTAATACCGCAAGAGTATGGCTCAACTGTGCAAGAGAAATTGGCCATTGGCCAAGGTATCTGCACGCCGCTGCTTAAAAAGATTAAAGCAGATTTGCAACGGAACATCGAAGAAGTGGGCGATGAGTCGGTGAACAGGCTGAATCCGCATTACAGCCATGGTGTTGCCAGTCCGGGTCGTCATGTGCGCACGCGTTTGTATTTCACCAGTGAAAGTCATGTGCATTCATTGCTGACCGTTTTGCGCTATGGTGGGTTGCTGAATGTGCTTAATGATGAACAATGGCGTCGTGCCATGGATTATATTTCGATGGTATCGGAATTAAATTACATGTCACAAGTTGTCATAATGCTGTACGAGGATCCCACCAAGGATCCCACGTCAGAAGAGCGCTTTCATGTGGAGCTACATTTTAGTCCAGGTGTTAACTGTTGTGTGCAAAAGAACTTGCCGCCCGGACCGGGCTTTCGTCCACACTCGCGCAACGATTCTGGTAATCCTAAGCAAATG GGTTCAACCACTGGTGCTTTCAAAACTAGTGCTACCGGTGACGAGGCTAATCCACCGCGCATAGAAGAAGAGAATGACCCTGAGGATAGCCCTGTAAAAAGTCAATCAGAT GCTTACGAAAAGAATTCTCCGCCGCACAATAAACACCTAAAATCCAAACCTATACCCATTGGCGCGCACCACACAGTGAGTGGCCATGAAGCCGCGCACTTAGCAAAGCGTTTGAACGAAGAATTGGCCTCACAACAGCAAACCAAACAACAGATCGGCTCTTTCGAATCGCAACGCCCCATCAGTCCAGATGCCGAACCACGTTCGCGCAGCTATGAACAACGTGATCAAAAGCGCGCTAAAG CTGAAGCTTCGCCTACGTCCACGCCCCTGTGCACGGCCACACCTACTACTAATACGCATGAATTCAAAGAAATACCCAACACTCGCTCTACTCCTAATTTCGCTACAAATACTGGCGGCTCATCTCACATACGCATTACCGAGAGTTTGACTTTCTTTAAAATTGACTCTTCCACCAACGAGTTGCCACTCTCCGACATTGATTTCTCTCTCAATCCTATCACGCCGGAGATATCCAACTCCGAATACAAATCGAATTCGCCAAAGGCATTGAGACATAAACGGCATACCCAATTATTGACTATGGGCGCTATAGCAAGTATTGATGATCCTGATTCGGATTTGCCGAAAATATCACCATTAGCCACCAATGAGCGTCCGCTATCCTGCAATTGCCTTAGTGGTTGCGGTGCTTTCGATGAAAACTTTCCCCACTCACATTCAAAAAGTATGGCCGAAATCAGTCCAATCAATGATAGTGAAGTAATGCACTTTGTCTTGGGCAGCTCGCCGTTGTCAGCCTCGCGTGTTGGCTCTATTGATGACTTTCAGTTATCTTCTTCGGCACCAGGCGTCATACTAAGTAGTGAATTCAAATTACGCTTTAAAAATGAGCAGAAAAACAACGATCTATTGTGCGTTGTTTCGCCAACTAATTCGCCGACCGCTTCCACTTTGAAATTGTGTAAGGAGTCCGATGAGCGACAGCTGCAGCAGCAAGCGAAATCGCAACAGAAATACGCCAGTGAACTGTGTGGTGCTGCTGACGATGAATGTGTACCATCGGTAAAAATAGGTGCACCAACTGCTGGGTTTCCGACCGTGCAGTCAGCACCAGTCATGGCAAATGTTGAAAGTCCTTTCAAGTTTACGCAGCAAGCTCAACAAccctttgtaaataaatttactaCCATCGATGAATTTGCTATTGCACATGCTACTAACAATGCTCTCTCTTCTTCCGGCCACTCCTCGTCTGTCTGCGACTTTGACACGTTAATCCAACACAAACACATGCCATCACACGCCCACGAACATACTCACAAAATTGTAATGCGAACCAATTATCATCATAACTCACTTAAACCGCATTCTAATCAACGTGTACGCCGACATCAACAACACCACAATCAACACAAACAATTTAACCGACAACAACACGAACACGCTGCGCACATACCCGACGTTATTGTCACTTTGAGCTCATCCTCAACTGATTTGTCTACTATGCCTGATACTAACCAATTAAATTCCAAACTCACTCCTACCGAACCTACTACTTACAACTTACCAAATACCACtaccacaacaacaaatacgAACATACCATCATCGCCCAATGTCAATGCAAATATGTCCACGTCCATGTGTACGTCCACATCCACACCCATGACCTCGTCCGTGATCGCCACCTGCACCTCTACTACTACTTCCGCCGCAGATGGTAATGCGACACCAGTGTCGTCCTCATCGTCAGTATCGTCTCGACGTCAAAGACACAGTATTGCCGGCCAGATGTCATATATGAAAATGTTGGGATTCGGTGGTTTTAGCAAAAAGATGGCCACCAGCTCTAGTAGTCTTTTTAGTACGGCAGTTATAAGCGGCAGCTCATCTGCACCTAATCTAAGGGATATGATACCGTGTGCAGTTTCATCATCAG TACTTGAAGGTTTTGGCGGTGTGCCACCAATTCGACCATTGGAGACGCTACACAATGCACTTTCGCTGAAGCAACTTGATCAATTTCTACATAAAATGACCACTTCTCCACTCTTCAAGACGCCGGCATCATCGCCACCAAAGCACCCTTCAACTCCACAACAGAACTTACAAGGCGCATTGCAGTCGATGTACTCGTTGGATGCTATTACAAGCTATGTATCCGGTGACAGCGTGTGTCATTGCCAGGACCTTACACCCGGACAACTAGAACCGATACAGGAGCCAATGTTGAGAAATgtaatatgtttgcacccagcagcagcaacagcaacaaccagATATGCACCACACGAGGCGATGGAAGCAGATCAGCTGGCAGTTTTAACGGGTGCAGCAGCATCGTCGAACGCCAGTTGCGGAGCAACTGAGGCGAACGCGCCACTGACTGCTCAACCAAATGTTGGAAGTAAGTCCGACGACTTATAG